In Populus nigra chromosome 1, ddPopNigr1.1, whole genome shotgun sequence, one genomic interval encodes:
- the LOC133706207 gene encoding protein METABOLIC NETWORK MODULATOR 1-like isoform X2 yields MSEANQGIQNLNHGENAHAPPGFGVVNSNQPHQGGPVNNAIDAMIGQSVYGVIEATFDAGYLLNVRVGDTETTLRGVVFKPGHDIPVNPENDIAQMFQ; encoded by the exons ATGAGTGAAGCAAACCAAG GGATTCAAAATCTAAACCATGGAGAGAATGCTCATGCTCCTCCTGGATTTGGAGTGGTCAATAGTAATCAGCCACATCAAGGAGGTCCAGTTAACAATGCAATTGATGCCATGATAGGCCAGTCAGTGTATGGTGTCATAGAAGCAACATTTGATGCTGGATATTTGCTGAATGTCAGGGTTGGTGATACAGAAACCACTTTGAGGGGTGTTGTTTTTAAGCCTGGACATGACATCCCTGTTAATCCAGAAAATGATATTGCCCAGATGTTCCAATGA
- the LOC133706207 gene encoding protein METABOLIC NETWORK MODULATOR 1-like isoform X1, translating to MSEANQGNNPDASAIVPLKRRRGRPRKYPKMDFDHEANAHVPGIQNLNHGENAHAPPGFGVVNSNQPHQGGPVNNAIDAMIGQSVYGVIEATFDAGYLLNVRVGDTETTLRGVVFKPGHDIPVNPENDIAQMFQ from the coding sequence ATGAGTGAAGCAAACCAAGGTAATAATCCTGATGCTTCAGCAATTGTCCCTCTGAAACGCAGGCGTGGTCGTCCACGCAAGTACCCTAAAATGGATTTTGATCATGAGGCGAATGCACATGTTCCAGGGATTCAAAATCTAAACCATGGAGAGAATGCTCATGCTCCTCCTGGATTTGGAGTGGTCAATAGTAATCAGCCACATCAAGGAGGTCCAGTTAACAATGCAATTGATGCCATGATAGGCCAGTCAGTGTATGGTGTCATAGAAGCAACATTTGATGCTGGATATTTGCTGAATGTCAGGGTTGGTGATACAGAAACCACTTTGAGGGGTGTTGTTTTTAAGCCTGGACATGACATCCCTGTTAATCCAGAAAATGATATTGCCCAGATGTTCCAATGA
- the LOC133706172 gene encoding disease resistance protein At4g27190-like: MAIESVGGSIISKIAELMVEPVGRQFRYMFCFNDFVKEFEQQKEKLVSEKERLQDDVKAADRNAEEIYEDVKKWLGDAKNEIEGAKPLENEIGKNGKCFTWCPNCMRQFKLSKALAKKSETFRELLEKKSTKVSHRAHPQPIEFLQSKEFTPSKSSEEALEQIMKALKDDSVNMIGLYGMGGVGKTTLMKEVGRRARESPLFDEVLMATVSQNPNVTGIQDQMAEKLGLDIKEKSKEGRADRLWQRLEKVEKMLIILDDVWEYIDLKEIGIPFGVDHGGCKILLTTRRQGVCSSMACEPKVLLSPLPLKEAWDLFRINAGLPDGNSTLNIVAREVARECQGLPIALVTVGRALRDKSARQWELASRQLKESQFARMEQIDEKNNAYTCLKLSYDYLKSKETKLCFLICCLFPEDYVIPIEDLTRYAVGYGLHQDTEPIEDARERVSVAIENLKDCCMLVGSETEEHVKMHDLVRDVAIQIASSEEYGFMVKAGIGLEKWPMGNKSFEGCTTISLMGNKLAELPEGLVCPRLKVLLLEVGYGLNVPQRFFEGMKEIEVLSLEGGRLSLQSLELSTKLQSLVLIMCECKDLIWLRKLQRLKILRLKWCLSIEELPDEIGELKELRLLDLTGQSLRRNPVNLIGRLKKLEELLIWDQSFDGWDVVGCESTGGMNASLTELNSLSQLAVLSLRIPKVECIPIDFVFPVSLRKYHIMLGNCFGARRYPTSTRLILGGPSLNAKTFEQLFLHKLESVEVSDCGDVFTLFPARLRQGLKNLKEVIVDSCESLEEVFELGEADEGSSEEKELLSSLTMLKLQSLPELKCIWKGRTRHVSLQSLARLELGYLDKMTFIFTPSLAQSLPRLERLYISKCSELKHIIREEDGEREIIPESSGFPKLKQIFIEDCGKLEYVLPVPVSPSLLNLEEMRIFKAHNLKQIFYSGEGDALTTDGIIKFPRLRQLSLSSRSNYSFFGPTNFAAQLPSLQILEIDGHKELGNLFAQLQGLTNLEKLRLESVPDIRCLWKGLVLSKLTTLMVVECKRLTHIHMQHD; this comes from the exons ATGGCTATCGAAAGTGTGGGTGGATCCATTATATCTAAGATAGCAGAACTCATGGTGGAACCAGTAGGAAGGCAGTTCCGTTACATGTTCTGTTTCAACGATTTTGTTAAGGAATTCGAACAACAAAAGGAGAAGCTGGTTTCGGAAAAAGAACGTCTGCAAGACGATGTCAAAGCTGCTGACAGGAATGCTGAAGAAATTTACGAGGATGTCAAAAAGTGGCTGggagatgcaaaaaacgaaattgAAGGTGCGAAGCCCTTGGAAAATGAAATAGGAAAAAATGGCAAATGCTTCACTTGGTGTCCAAACTGCATGCGACAATTCAAGTTAAGCAAGGCACTGGCCAAGAAGTCGGAGACTTTCAGAgaacttttagaaaaaaagtcTACAAAAGTGTCCCACAGAGCTCATCCTCAGCCCAtagaatttcttcaatcaaaggAATTCACGCCCTCAAAATCGTCAGAAGAAGCTTTGGAACAGATCATGAAAGCTCTCAAAGATGACAGTGTCAATATGATCGGACTGTACGGCATGGGAGGGGTGGGTAAAACCACCCTGATGAAAGAAGTAGGCAGGAGAGCCAGAGAGTCGCCGCTTTTTGATGAAGTTTTGATGGCTACGGTGTCCCAGAATCCAAATGTCACAGGCATCCAGGATCAAATGGCAGAAAAGTTAGGTCTGGATATTAAAGAAAAGAGTAAAGAAGGGAGAGCAGATCGATTATGGCAGAGACTGGAGAAAGTGGAGAAGATGCTTATAATCCTGGATGATGTTTGGGAATATATTGACTTGAAAGAGATAGGGATCCCATTTGGTGTTGATCACGGGGGTTGTAAAATTCTTCTAACAACACGTCGTCAAGGCGTATGTTCTTCAATGGCGTGCGAGCCAAAAGTGTTGTTAAGTCCCTTACCTTTAAAAGAAGCATGGGATTTATTCAGAATCAATGCAGGTTTACCTGATGGGAACTCTACCTTGAACATAGTGGCAAGGGAGGTTGCGAGAGAATGCCAAGGCTTGCCTATAGCACTTGTGACAGTGGGAAGGGCTCTAAGAGATAAATCTGCACGTCAGTGGGAATTAGCGTCTAGACAGCTCAAAGAATCTCAATTTGCGCGCATGGAACAAATTGacgaaaaaaataatgcttATACATGTCTTAAGTTGAGCTATGATTATTTGAAGAGCAAGGAAACCAAGTTATGTTTCTTGATATGTTGTTTATTTCCAGAAGACTATGTCATTCCAATCGAGGACTTGACGAGATACGCAGTTGGCTATGGGTTACATCAAGATACGGAGCCCATTGAAGATGCAAGGGAACGAGTTTCTGTGGCAATCGAAAACCTCAAAGATTGTTGCATGCTGGTGGGCTCTGAAACTGAAGAACATGTGAAAATGCATGACTTGGTTCGTGACGTTGCTATTCAGATAGCATCATCAGAAGAATATGGATTCATGGTAAAGGCAGGCATTGGGTTGGAGAAGTGGCCAATGGGCAATAAAAGCTTTGAAGGCTGTACAACAATTTCGTTAATGGGCAATAAACTAGCAGAACTTCCTGAAGGATTGGTATGTCCACGGCTCAAAGTTCTATTATTAGAAGTGGGTTATGGTTTGAATGTTCCTCAGAGGTTCTTTGAAGggatgaaagaaattgaagttttgtcTCTGGAGGGAGGGCGTTTGTCATTGCAATCACTTGAACTCTCAACGAAACTTCAATCGTTGGTGTTGATCATGTGTGAATGCAAGGACCTCATTTGGTTGAGAAAGCTGCAGAGACTTAAGATTCTTCGTCTTAAGTGGTGCCTCTCCATTGAAGAATTACCTGATGAAATAGGAGAGCTCAAGGAGCTAAGGTTGTTGGATCTGACAGGTCAAAGTCTAAGAAGGAACCCTGTGAATTTGATTGGAAGGTTGAAGAAGTTAGAAGAGCTGTTGATCTGGGATCAAAGCTTTGATGGATGGGATGTTGTTGGATGTGAGAGCACAGGAGGAATGAATGCAAGCCTAACAGAACTAAATTCGTTGTCTCAGTTAGCCGTATTATCATTGAGGATACCGAAGGTTGAATGCATTCccatagattttgtttttccagtTAGCTTGCGCAAATATCATATAATGTTAGGGAATTGCTTTGGGGCACGACGATACCCGACCTCGACAAGATTAATTTTGGGTGGTCCATCCTTAAATGCGAAGACATTTGAGCAATTGTTTTTACATAAATTAGAATCTGTAGAAGTGAGTGATTGTGGGGATGTTTTCACTCTGTTTCCAGCAAGATTGCGGCAaggtttaaaaaatctaaaggaGGTGATTGTTGACAGCTGTGAATCATTGGAAGAGGTATTTGAATTGGGTGAGGCTGATGAAGGAAGCAGTGAGGAGAAGGAGCTGCTGTCATCTCTAACAATGTTAAAGCTGCAAAGCTTACCTGAGCTCAAATGCATATGGAAGGGGCGCACCAGACATGTCAGCCTCCAAAGTCTTGCTCGTCTGGAGTTGGGGTATCTGGACAAAATGACATTTATCTTCACACCGTCCCTCGCTCAAAGTCTGCCAAGGCTAGAAAGACTTTACATAAGTAAATGCAGTGAATTGAAGCATATTATCAGAGAAGAGGATGGTGAAAGGGAAATAATTCCAGAGTCTTCCGGCTtcccaaaattaaaacaaatcttCATAGAAGACTGTGGTAAACTGGAATATGTCCTCCCTGTCCCTGTGTCTCCAAGCCTTCTGAACCTGGAAGAGATGCGGATTTTTAAAGCtcataatttaaagcaaatatttTACAGTGGAGAAGGAGATGCACTCACCACAGATGGCATCATCAAGTTCCCTCGACTAAGACAATTGTCTCTTTCTTCCAGATCAAATTACAGCTTTTTTGGTCCAACGAATTTTGCTGCCCAATTGCCTTCTTTGCAAATTCTAGAAATTGATGGCCACAAAGAATTGGGAAATTTGTTTGCACAGCTCCAA GGGCTGACAAATTTGGAAAAATTACGCTTGGAATCCGTGCCTGACATAAGGTGTCTATGGAAGGGTCTCGTGCTGAGCAAATTGACTACTTTGATGGTGGTAGAGTGTAAGAGACTGACACATATTCACATGCAGCATGATTGA